AGTAATAGCTTTTAATACCTTAGAAAAATCTTGTTGACTCAATTTCTTTGTAACATCAAACTTTTTTGTTGCATAACGGAAGTGTTCCAAACGATCTAAAACATTCACCTTTTCAATTATTTCCATACTTTCTAATTGTTCATTTTAATAATTAATTCATTGGAACATCAATTAATAACAGTTCTGTTTTAGAATTTGTTTTAACAATTATTGTGTCCACATCATTTATACCTATCGCGTCCCTAGTACCTAAAGTTTCAGTTGCAATTTCTACCTCACCATTCAAAACAAACACATAAACGCCATTACCCTTATTTTTAATAGAATATTCAATAGTTTCACCAGCATCAAAGTTTCCTAGTGAAAAAAATGCATCTTGATTAATCCAAACACCGCCCTCTTCCCTATTTGGAGAAACTACCACTGAAAACTTGTTATCTCTATCTTCAGGAAAAAAGGTTTTCTGTTCATAACGAGGTTCTATATCACGCTCTTTTGGAAACACCC
Above is a window of Solitalea lacus DNA encoding:
- a CDS encoding pirin family protein; its protein translation is MKTIIHRANERGYNNIGWLKSYHSFSFASYYDPEKIHFGLLRVLNDDTVAPGMGFGTHPHDNMEIVSIPLSGELRHKDSTGREEVIKTNDVQIMSGGSGIAHSEYNNSREHEVKFLQVWVFPKERDIEPRYEQKTFFPEDRDNKFSVVVSPNREEGGVWINQDAFFSLGNFDAGETIEYSIKNKGNGVYVFVLNGEVEIATETLGTRDAIGINDVDTIIVKTNSKTELLLIDVPMN